The Lacticaseibacillus pabuli region CAATGTCCGTATAATATACTGTGACAGTCAGAATTACTTTTGATTGAAATTTTACGATGAAACTTTTTTGAGGAGCAGTATCAATGACAAATGAAAATAACTATTCAAAAACGAAAAGGAACTCGGCCGAGGCTGCAGCATATAGTGCTCACGGCAACTTTACGCCTAAATTAAAGACTGGCGCCAAATTGTATAAAGACAATGGTGAGGAAACAGGCGATGTTTTTGACTTTGGCATGGGTCAACCCTACGTCGGAATTGCCACATTAAACGGCGAGGATTATTTCAAATTGCCAAACAACTTGATGGTGAAAAAGTCCGACGTTTCAACTTTCGGGAAGATGGCCAGTGTTGACATTAACTTTCGAACCGGTGATACCCCTGTTCAGCTATATGACATCGCTGGCATGCCCAACGGTAAAACAATTCCACCCCACACCCGTAAGCATTTAACTTACACCAGCACGATTAACGACGAACAATTCTACAACTACACTGACGACGACCTCGTAAAAGCAGCAGATGGTGTCATTGACCCTATTGGCACGGTTGCACCGCCTACCCCATATATCGCTGAGGCCGAAATCCATTATGTGCCTTCCTACACTGTTCAAATCTGGACGCAGGAACATGAACCCGTTAAGAATGAAAATGGTACACCGAAAAAGTTGCGCCACGGCGTCCGTGTAAAAATCTACGCCAAGGCTAAAATTAACGGCGAGTTGTATTACAGTATCGGTGAAGATCAGTGGATTGACTCCGCCTACATCCAAATTCTGAACAAGTGAGGAATACAAATGACAAGTAAAAAGATGACCATCGCAACGCTGGCAGCTTCGGTTATCATGGCTGCTCCCGTTGCACTCACGGCACTTAACGCGACGCCTACGTTTGCTGTCAACGGCACGCTCGTGACACCAGTTGCGCGTCGTGGTGCGCCAAAATACGACGGTAACGGTAATGACACCTACACGACTGTTGAATATGGCACAAGTTTGGCATACGACACAATTGCAAACATCGGTGGCAAGAGCTACTTCCACCTGCTAGATGGGGCACTAGTCCTGCAAAGTGATGTCACAACCTCAGGTGCAGCTAACAACCCAACCACTGACAACGATTCTACTGGTACTGCTGGCGGTGGTGCTGCTAACCCGGGCACCGCACAAACCATCGGCGGTGGTGCCCCCACTTCAACATACACGAAGACACCCGCAAATGGCAAAATCACCATTTACACAACGACATCAATTGTCAACTCTAAGGGTATCTCAGCAGGTAAAATTCTTAACGTCGGTTCCGTCTGGAAAACATTCGGTACGTTGACCATTAATGGTGTCACCTACTACAACGTCGGTGGTGATCAGTACGTCGCCGCCACGGCAACAACACCCACAACTAAGACACCTGCCACCACCCCTACAAAGGCCACTGGTGACAAGTTCAAGATTACCGTTACCGCGGCCAATGTTAGGAATTCTAAGGGTGCCTTAATTGGCAAGACCTTGCCAAAGAACTCGGTCTGGAAGACTTTTGGTACCGTGCAAATGCTCGGACTGACCTATTACAGCCTCGGCGGAGATCAGTACGTCGCTAACACAACGGGTACAGTGATTAAGGCTGGCGCGTCTGTTGCCTCTCCAACTGTTTCCTCGACGCCGATTGATACGCTCAAGATTACCGCACGGACTGCAAGCATCGTCACTTCAACGGGCGCTTCAACTGGCCGCACGGTTAAGCAAGGTTCAAGCTGGCATGTCTTTGGTTCAACAACCATCAAGGGCAACAAGTACCTTAACCTTGGTGGCAATCAGTGGGTTGCCGCATTTAACGGCACACTCGCCTCTACCAATACAAAACCGGTGACGCCTAAAGTTAGCAATGTGACTGATCTGTTCACCATTACCGTGCCTGCTGCAAACGTCCGGAACGCAAAAGGTGCGCTTGTAGGTAAAAAACTCAAGAAGGGGAGTAAGTGGAAGGTCTTCGGCAGTGTGAAGATGCTCGGCCTAACTTACTACAGCCTTGGCGGTGATCAGTACGTTGCTGCATCAACGGGCAAAACAGCATCATCAACCTTCAGTGACTCAGGTCCTTTCGTTAAGAAAAACGGCTCTGTCACAGTAAAATATGTCAGCGGCTACGGCATCCAAGTTTGGACTGACCAGCTAAAGCCAGTTAAGAACGCAAACGGAACGCCAAAAACCTTGAAACATGGCACGACTTGGAAGACATTTGGCTACCAAGTTCTTCATGACGAAGCTTACTATAACCTTGGTGGTAACCAGTGGATTGCGTCACAGTACTTAACAATTCACTAAATCACCCCTGACTTCTAAATACGTATTATTAGCTCAACCTATCGCGCATAAGTTGGGCTTTTAATTTGGAATTCGATGGTCCTGATATCGCTATGTTTATGCTACAAACGCCGTTTTAATGCTGATATGTCAACGAAATTGCCTTATAATAGCTTCAGACACATTAATTGTCAAGGGCGGTTTTGAAATGTAGTTTTATGGCGGTTTAAAAATGTAGGTTTTCGGCGGTCAACCGACACCTTTCAAGCGGTATGATTTGCCGGTGATTTTCACAACGTGGACGTGGTGCACAAGACGGTCCAGTATTGCTGCGGTAACGGTTGGATTTTGAAAGATCTCCACCCAACCCGATAAATCAGTGTTACTAGTGATAATCGTTGAGCACTTCTCATATCTGGCGTTGATGAGCTGAAACAGGAGATTGGCTTCATCATGGTCAATCGGTAAATAGCCGATTTCATCAATGACCAGAAGCTGATAACGCGCATATCGACTGATACTACGATCTAAGTCTCCTTTTTCATATGCCGCACGAAGGCGGCTCAAAAGCTCATGGCAATTGATGAACAGGGTTCGTTTACCTTGGCGACAAGCTTCTATGCCGATGCTGATGGCTAGGTGCGTCTTCCCGACGCCTGGACTGCCGATAAATACCAAGTTCTCTTGTTTCTCCATAAATGCCAAGTCTTGAAAGCCAAGAACCTCTTGCTTATTGATATTGGGTTGGAAATCGAAATCAAACGCCTTAAGCGTCTTTTCTTGAGGAAACCGGGCGCGACGAATAATCCGCTGCGTCTCTTGATCCTCTTGCCAGTGAAGCTCCGCTTCTGTCAGATTGAGCATCGCATCCGTAAACGACATCTGTTGGCTATTGATCTGATCGATATAATCCGGCAGATACGCATGCATCTTGCCAAGGCCAAGGGTATCCAGGTTCGTAAGTAGTTCTTGAAATTTTGTCATAATTTACGCCTCACACTTCGTCATAATCGCTTAGATGCTCTTTGATATATGCCTTGATATCCTCGGTACTTCGGCCTTTTAGAAGGTCAGAGCCAAGAATTTCAACACGATCCTCAGGATTGTAATTGAACTGACGAGTCGTAATATCGTGCGCGCGAATCATCTCTCCGTTATAATAGATTTGGATATGCTGCTCATCATTGGTCAACTCGATGCCAACGGTGCGACCAATGTAGCGCGGATTTACGGAGTACTTGCATTTGCGGAAAATCACCATCGATTCTTTGGAGACGACACGGGTAATGTCTTCTTCAAAATATGGATCGAGAAGATTATCTGGCAATTCATGCAGGTACTCTTTTTCTTCGTACTCCCACTTATCAATTGGAATCTGATTGGTGGCTTGTGAGACTTCGTGATTGAGGTCGTCACACAATTCGTCCACGATCTCGATCAAGTCGACTTCGTCGTCGAACTCGTAGTTGTAGACTCGTAATCGCTCAGTCGTGCGAGCTAAAGCTTCAACCACGCCTTTGGTCTGTGGTCGAAATACGCGACAAACGATTGGTTGATAGCCCGCATCCTGGCTGAATTGCTTGAACCGTTCGTTCAATACCACGCGCTGACCAATGTCCAATTTTGCGTGATCAACGACTTGTTTCATGTTGTCGAACCAGATTTCCTTTGGCACACCACCGGTGTGGTAAAAGGCGTCGTCTAGGCAGCTGAACAGCGTATCTTGGCTGCGTTCAAAGATTAGGGTGGTGTATTTTAGCTTTGAGTATGGAAGAACGTATAGAAAGATATTGAATGTGAAGGGCTTACCATCACGGTTGTATAGCGTCATTTCTTCTTTCCAGTCAACTTGTGCTGAAAGTCCTGCAGTGTGTTCAACTCGAATCGTCGCTTTATGTACTTGATGCTTCTTATACTTAGCGCAGTAGTCACGAACGATTGAATATTTTCCGGAGAAGCCGTGTTTGACGATGAACTTGTAGATTGCCATCGCAGAGCACAAAATATCTAGCTTCTCATTGATCTGCTTTTTGTACGGATCCAGTTTGCTAGGGCGTTTGGGCTTTGGTGTGGCTGGTGTCGTTGGATGCTGTACCTCCTCATAGGCTTTCTTGACGGTTCGGTAATCACAATTGTATTGCTCGGCAATGGCGGCGAAGTTGGGCTTCATATCCTCAATCATAAATTTTCTAACTTCCTCTCGAATGTCATGTCTCACACCGTTTTCCTCCTTGGTTACGATGTGATTCATGGTATCAAAAAATGTAGGAAAACCGACAATTTCAAATCGCCATTTTCCTACATTTTATGACTGACATCGACAATTAATCGAGCTTGCCCGAAATACGCCGAAATTTTTTTGAGGAAAGTGTGATTACTTATGACAAACAAAAAGTTTACTGCCGCAGCTATTATTGCTGCAGCTATCACCGCAGCTCCTATCGCCGCAACAGCAGTTGGTGCAGTTGCCGCACTGCCTGTTCTGGCTGACACAACAACCCAGGCTTCCCAGACATATACAATCAGTGGTACGGCCACAGCAACCGCCGATGGTGTCACTGTTTACGAAAGCAAGGATCTGACAGCCGGCAAATCCTACACGGTTAAGCAAGGTACAAAGTTCAATGTTGTAGCTCGTTACGTTCGTGGCGATGGCAACACTTACTATCAGACAGCTGCTGGGGAATACATCCTTCAGTCCAACGTGGCTTACGTCCCAGCTGTTTCTACATCCACTACCACTACGACCAACCCTGAGGCTGGCGAGCAGATTGGTACTGCTACCATCAACTACAACAAGAACTACGGTATCCAGATTTGGACCAAGGATGGTAAGTTCGTTAAGTTCAACGCCACTGACGCTGCTGCTTGGAACAAGAACCACCCTAACAACAAGGTTAAGGAAGGCCAGCCAAAGAAGCTTCCTGGCCAGTCAACCTGGAAAGTCTTCAAGAACACCTACAAGGCTAACGGCACAACCTACTACAACCTTGGTGGCGACCAGTACATCGATGCCAACTACGTCATCCTCAAGTAATTCTCGTGGTTTGTTAGGCTAAATTATACACAATCGTTCTATATGTATATTTAGAGCAGAAATAAAGAGCTCTGGCAGGAAATCATCTAATTTTCCGTCTGAGCTCTTTTTCCTTCGCAAAAAATCTACTATCCCAAACTTTGATATCCATCATACGTAATGTTTGCCGTCAATTTTTCTGATTTCCATAATTTGCAATTATCATCACGGTACTGGCCGATTATGGCTTTCCTAATGACAATATAACATTGTAAATATCGCCAGCAGCGGTATAATTTTAAGCGTTCAGTTATGTTTCGAACGAATTAGGTGCTGTGACCATTAAGTCTCCCTACCCGTGCTGCCATAATCATAGGCATTCTTTGTCTGTGACTGTCTGCAACATAATAAATCAAGAACGCCACTACCTTGACGCTCGGAAGGAATCATACAATGAAATTATCTCGCAAGTTCACCACCCTACTCGCCGCAGCAATCTTCGCCAGCGCAATCGGTGCAGTTCTGCCATCCACACAAACCACTCACGCCTGGGGCAACGACGATCCCGACGAATACATGGACGAGTCTGCCCCTATCGTCAGCGGTGAGAATATCCGCTCACGTAACTTCAACATTCCGTTTTCTGGCAAAGCAGTTGCCACACGAAATGCTAAGGTTTACAAGATTGTTGGTAAGAAAGCCAAGGCAATCAAGACCATCAAAAAGAATTCTAAGTGGACTGTTCACGCACTAAAGAACATCAGGCCTACCGATTACTACAACCTTGGTGGTAATCAGTACGTTAAGGCTAGCGACGTACGTCTGCTCGTTCAGCGTGTCGTTCGTGTCAAATCAAAGAAGGGTACATCAGTGATTTCCGCTGCTGGTGAGCCAACTGTTGTTAAACACCAGCTTAAGTTCCGCTACGTTACAGGAACTATCCACGTTCTTGGCACTGCCAAAATCGAGGGGAAATCCTACTACAACTTCGGCACGGACGAATACATTGCCGTTAGCTCCGCCAAGTAATTTACACTTCGAACACGACTAATCATCAAGGGACCTCTCTCCGGGTCCCTTTTATTGTGCCCTCAGGAAGACAACAAAAGGGCCGACGCAATGTCGACCCTTAGTTACTACAATATACTGCGAATGATTGCTTTAAACTCTGTAAATTACAGAAGACCAATCCATGAAGCAAAGATGCTGACAACGGCAATACCAGCGATGATAACTAATGGCTTTGCCTTCTTGCCAAGTAACCAGTAAATCAGGCCGAATGCACCAAGAGGAAGCAGCTGAGGCACAATCTGGTTCAGAACTTCTTGGATCTTAATCTTCTCGGCGCCGCTACCAAACGTGAGTGGAATGTGAATCACAACCATGGATGCAGTCATCGCGCCGATAACAACTAGCCCTAGGATAGCAGCCCCATAGGTTAAACGTTCCATCGTCCCATTCTTCTGAATTGTCTGCAGGAATCCGGTTCCGAGTTTGTAACCCCAATTATTGCACATCCAGCGAATAAACAGCGTTGGCAAGTTGAATACCAGCAGGAAGAGAATTGGGCCGAGAATATTGCCTTTCAGCGCCAATGTGGTACCGATACCAGTTGCGAGTAAACGAAGTGTGCCCCAGAAAAATGCATCCCCAATACCAGCTAGAGGTCCCATCAATGAAGCCTTAACGGTGTTAATGGAGCTAACATCGAAGTTAGGGTCGTTGGCATTTTGCTCTTCCATCGCGGACGTAATCCCGGTGATGAACGTGACGATAAATGGCGTCGTGTTGAAGAAGGTCAGGTGACGTTTGAGCGCTGCGGACATCTTCTTCTTGTCATCGCTGTACAGGCGTTTCAATGCTGGAATCATGGCGTATGAGAAGCCAAGGTTCATTTGCCGTTCGTAATTCCAGGCAAATTCCATCTGTAATGTGCGCCAGAAGACCTTGTTCAGATCGCGCTTGGTGAGCTTCTTTTCGGGAGTTGGTGTCTTCTCAACGTTTGTTGGTGTCTTCTCAGAACTCATCATCTTCATCTCCATTTCCATTGTCGGCTGTCGCGGCAACTTTATTGTCTTCGATCTTGGCCTGAATCCCAACCATGATGACCGCGAGAATGGCACCAAAGATGGCAATCCCGGTCAGCGGAATCTTCAAGTATGCCATGATTGCAAATCCAAGGAAGAAGTAAACCGCGACACTCTTACTCATAATGACCTTAGCCAGCATCGCAAACCCAAGTGCTGGAATGATACCTGTTGCGACGGACAGACCATGCTGAACAAACTGTGGAATC contains the following coding sequences:
- a CDS encoding SLAP domain-containing protein, producing the protein MTNENNYSKTKRNSAEAAAYSAHGNFTPKLKTGAKLYKDNGEETGDVFDFGMGQPYVGIATLNGEDYFKLPNNLMVKKSDVSTFGKMASVDINFRTGDTPVQLYDIAGMPNGKTIPPHTRKHLTYTSTINDEQFYNYTDDDLVKAADGVIDPIGTVAPPTPYIAEAEIHYVPSYTVQIWTQEHEPVKNENGTPKKLRHGVRVKIYAKAKINGELYYSIGEDQWIDSAYIQILNK
- a CDS encoding SLAP domain-containing protein, whose product is MTSKKMTIATLAASVIMAAPVALTALNATPTFAVNGTLVTPVARRGAPKYDGNGNDTYTTVEYGTSLAYDTIANIGGKSYFHLLDGALVLQSDVTTSGAANNPTTDNDSTGTAGGGAANPGTAQTIGGGAPTSTYTKTPANGKITIYTTTSIVNSKGISAGKILNVGSVWKTFGTLTINGVTYYNVGGDQYVAATATTPTTKTPATTPTKATGDKFKITVTAANVRNSKGALIGKTLPKNSVWKTFGTVQMLGLTYYSLGGDQYVANTTGTVIKAGASVASPTVSSTPIDTLKITARTASIVTSTGASTGRTVKQGSSWHVFGSTTIKGNKYLNLGGNQWVAAFNGTLASTNTKPVTPKVSNVTDLFTITVPAANVRNAKGALVGKKLKKGSKWKVFGSVKMLGLTYYSLGGDQYVAASTGKTASSTFSDSGPFVKKNGSVTVKYVSGYGIQVWTDQLKPVKNANGTPKTLKHGTTWKTFGYQVLHDEAYYNLGGNQWIASQYLTIH
- the istB gene encoding IS21-like element helper ATPase IstB, whose amino-acid sequence is MTKFQELLTNLDTLGLGKMHAYLPDYIDQINSQQMSFTDAMLNLTEAELHWQEDQETQRIIRRARFPQEKTLKAFDFDFQPNINKQEVLGFQDLAFMEKQENLVFIGSPGVGKTHLAISIGIEACRQGKRTLFINCHELLSRLRAAYEKGDLDRSISRYARYQLLVIDEIGYLPIDHDEANLLFQLINARYEKCSTIITSNTDLSGWVEIFQNPTVTAAILDRLVHHVHVVKITGKSYRLKGVG
- the istA gene encoding IS21 family transposase; this encodes MRHDIREEVRKFMIEDMKPNFAAIAEQYNCDYRTVKKAYEEVQHPTTPATPKPKRPSKLDPYKKQINEKLDILCSAMAIYKFIVKHGFSGKYSIVRDYCAKYKKHQVHKATIRVEHTAGLSAQVDWKEEMTLYNRDGKPFTFNIFLYVLPYSKLKYTTLIFERSQDTLFSCLDDAFYHTGGVPKEIWFDNMKQVVDHAKLDIGQRVVLNERFKQFSQDAGYQPIVCRVFRPQTKGVVEALARTTERLRVYNYEFDDEVDLIEIVDELCDDLNHEVSQATNQIPIDKWEYEEKEYLHELPDNLLDPYFEEDITRVVSKESMVIFRKCKYSVNPRYIGRTVGIELTNDEQHIQIYYNGEMIRAHDITTRQFNYNPEDRVEILGSDLLKGRSTEDIKAYIKEHLSDYDEV
- a CDS encoding SLAP domain-containing protein, with protein sequence MTNKKFTAAAIIAAAITAAPIAATAVGAVAALPVLADTTTQASQTYTISGTATATADGVTVYESKDLTAGKSYTVKQGTKFNVVARYVRGDGNTYYQTAAGEYILQSNVAYVPAVSTSTTTTTNPEAGEQIGTATINYNKNYGIQIWTKDGKFVKFNATDAAAWNKNHPNNKVKEGQPKKLPGQSTWKVFKNTYKANGTTYYNLGGDQYIDANYVILK
- a CDS encoding SLAP domain-containing protein, translated to MKLSRKFTTLLAAAIFASAIGAVLPSTQTTHAWGNDDPDEYMDESAPIVSGENIRSRNFNIPFSGKAVATRNAKVYKIVGKKAKAIKTIKKNSKWTVHALKNIRPTDYYNLGGNQYVKASDVRLLVQRVVRVKSKKGTSVISAAGEPTVVKHQLKFRYVTGTIHVLGTAKIEGKSYYNFGTDEYIAVSSAK
- a CDS encoding PTS system mannose/fructose/sorbose family transporter subunit IID, with product MSSEKTPTNVEKTPTPEKKLTKRDLNKVFWRTLQMEFAWNYERQMNLGFSYAMIPALKRLYSDDKKKMSAALKRHLTFFNTTPFIVTFITGITSAMEEQNANDPNFDVSSINTVKASLMGPLAGIGDAFFWGTLRLLATGIGTTLALKGNILGPILFLLVFNLPTLFIRWMCNNWGYKLGTGFLQTIQKNGTMERLTYGAAILGLVVIGAMTASMVVIHIPLTFGSGAEKIKIQEVLNQIVPQLLPLGAFGLIYWLLGKKAKPLVIIAGIAVVSIFASWIGLL